Within the Roseicitreum antarcticum genome, the region CGAAACGTGGATCTGTCACGGTGGGGGTTTGCGGCACCCATGTGCGAAACCCTGACATGCGCGCCGTGCTGGATCGGTATGCCAACCAAGGTCCAGCGATGGTGCGGGCTTTGTCGTCGGCGCAGTGCAAGGGTGCGTTTCTGCCCACTGGCTGGCGACTTGGTGCCCCGGGCGAGGGGCGCGTGCTGCTGGTGGGTGATGCCGCCGGGCTGGTGGACCCGCTGACGGGTGAGGGGATTGGCTGGGCCATCCGGTCGGGCGAACTTGCTGCCCAGGCTTCTATCCGGGCACTGGGCGCCGGTGCCCCGGGTGCTGCGATCCGCCATTACGCCGCCGAGATCCGCTATGTGCAGGACGAAATCCGTATCGCGGGCCGTATCGCGCGGCTGGCCTATACGCGCGCCCTGCGTCCGATCTTCGCCCGTACTGTGCGCGATAATCCAAAGATGACACGCAATGCGTTGCGGCTGCTGGCAGGGCAGTTCGATTATCAGGACTTCGGCTTGGCCTTCGCCGGGCGAATTACCCGTCGCATGGGGCGGGCTGTTCTGGCGCGCTGATTAACGCAGGGCGTGCTTGACCCCCCTGCGGCAGCAAGCTACGCGATGCGGAATTATTTCCCCAATGATGGAGCCTGCGCCATGACCAACCCTTCGCTTCTTATCCTGCCCGGTGACGGCATCGGCCCCGAGGTCATGGCCGAGGTGCGCAAGGTCATCGACTGGTTCGGCGCGAACCAGGGCCTCAACTTCGACGTTTCCGAAGATCTGGTCGGCGGGGCTGCCTATGACGTACATGGCGTGCCGCTGCATGATGACACGATGGCCAAGGCGTTGGCAGTGGACGCTGTGCTGTTGGGTGCGGTCGGCGGACCGAAATATGACACTCTGGATTTCAGCGTCAAACCTGAACGCGGCCTGTTGCGCCTGCGTAAGGAGATGGATCTGTTTTCCAACTTGCGCCCTGCGCAATGCTTCGACGCGCTGGCTGATTTCTCGTCCCTGAAAAAGGACGTAGTGGCGGGCCTCGACATCATGATCGTGCGCGAACTTACAAGTGGCGTCTATTTCGGCGAACCGCGCGGGATCTTCGAGGAAGGGAATGAGCGCGTCGGCATCAACACCCAGCGCTATACCGAATCCGAGATTGACCGCGTTGCGCGGTCGGCCTTTGAACTGGCGCGCAAACGCTCGGGCAAGGTCTGTTCGATGGAAAAAGCCAATGTGATGGAATCGGGCATCTTGTGGCGGGAAGTGGTGCAGAAGGTGCGCGATACCGATTACCCGGATATCGAGCTGTCGCATATGTATGCCGACAATGGCGCGATGCAGCTGGTGCGCTGGCCAAAACAGTTTGACGTGATCGTCACCGATAACCTGTTTGGCGACATCTTGTCGGATTGCGCCGCGATGCTGACGGGTTCCTTGGGGATGCTGCCTTCGGCAAGCCTTGGGGCGCCGCGTGCCAATGGGCGTCCGGCGGCCTTGTATGAGCCTGTCCACGGCTCGGCGCCTGATATTGCCGGGCAGGGCAAGGCGAACCCGATCGCCTGCGTCCTGTCGTTTGCGATGGCGCTGCGCTACAGCTTCGACGCAGGCGCGGCGGCCGATCAGTTGGAGGCTGCGGTGCAGAAAGTGTTGGCCGATGGCGCGCGCACCGCCGATCTGATGGGCGCCGAGGGGGGCACGCCGCTGACGACCACGCAGATGGGCGACGCGATCATCGCGGCGCTGAGCGCCTGAGGTCAGAGGGCTGGCCCGGCACGCGCCGGGCGGGTCGCCTGAAGGTTCAGACACCGATACAGATATGAAAAAAGGGGGCCGTTCTGGCCCCCTTTTCCCGTTTTTGTCACAAGTGGTGACGGCAGATTACATCATGCCGCCCATACCGCCCATGCCACCCATGTCGGGCATGCCGCCGTTGCCGCCTTGGCCTTTCGGCTCGGGCTTGTCGGCGATCAT harbors:
- the leuB gene encoding 3-isopropylmalate dehydrogenase gives rise to the protein MTNPSLLILPGDGIGPEVMAEVRKVIDWFGANQGLNFDVSEDLVGGAAYDVHGVPLHDDTMAKALAVDAVLLGAVGGPKYDTLDFSVKPERGLLRLRKEMDLFSNLRPAQCFDALADFSSLKKDVVAGLDIMIVRELTSGVYFGEPRGIFEEGNERVGINTQRYTESEIDRVARSAFELARKRSGKVCSMEKANVMESGILWREVVQKVRDTDYPDIELSHMYADNGAMQLVRWPKQFDVIVTDNLFGDILSDCAAMLTGSLGMLPSASLGAPRANGRPAALYEPVHGSAPDIAGQGKANPIACVLSFAMALRYSFDAGAAADQLEAAVQKVLADGARTADLMGAEGGTPLTTTQMGDAIIAALSA